DNA from Litoribacterium kuwaitense:
GTAGGTAAATGCTGTAAAAACATTTGAAAGGCCGTGTGTATATCTTTTTTCATGCGTTTAAACACCTCTTGCTTCAATGCATTATCTGATACATTTGAGTCTGAATCGCGAATGTGACGTACATAATAGCCAATCCGAGCAGGCAGCTGTGTAGACACATCTTTTAGCATATGCTCTGTCATTTCATGATTCGGCTTCATTCGATGATTGTGTTGCATTTGTTCGATAAGCTGAGGCCCTTCTTGCATGATCCACTGTCTCGTCATATCTTGTAATTCAACAACGAGAGGATCATCTGTGTCAGAGAATCCCCCATTTGCAGGTTCTTTTTCACTTGGGGTCGATGT
Protein-coding regions in this window:
- the gerPC gene encoding spore germination protein GerPC encodes the protein MVYSNQHPYHFQQLIQQMQRHEEQIRDMTSRIEQLEAKLTSMMSTPTMHVDRIEYKFDQLKIETLSGSLSIGISPQDIEEFSPPTSTPSEKEPANGGFSDTDDPLVVELQDMTRQWIMQEGPQLIEQMQHNHRMKPNHEMTEHMLKDVSTQLPARIGYYVRHIRDSDSNVSDNALKQEVFKRMKKDIHTAFQMFLQHLPTHQSEEESE